The following proteins are encoded in a genomic region of Chelmon rostratus isolate fCheRos1 chromosome 3, fCheRos1.pri, whole genome shotgun sequence:
- the fbxo8 gene encoding F-box only protein 8: MGQALWRLPPRQQQQLQEELANRLADQGRGREQGRDGCPQRRAPQHCYGPDIYHLLRTRMGGKEQQGFIDLEMLPPELGITILSYLNATDLCLAGCVWQDLGNDEYLWQGLCKSTWGHCSIYNRRLPAGFSYRRLYLQLDEGSLTFNANPQEGISYFMSKGILVDHPTELAKFIFYTRRLNWKMLRIYLDERRDVLDELVTLHNFSNQFLPNALRDFFRHIHAPEERGEYLETLITKFSHRFCTCNPGLVRELGLSPDAVYVLCYSLILLSIDLTSPHVKNKMSKREFIRNTRRAAHNVSDDFVGHLYDNIYLIGHVAA; the protein is encoded by the exons ATGGGTCAGGCACTGTGGAGGCTGCCTCccagacaacagcagcagcttcaggaagAGCTTGCCAACCGACTGGCTGACCAAGGAAGAGGACGAGAGCAAG gGAGAGATGGATGTCCCCAAAGAAGAGCTCCCCAGCACTGTTATGGCCCTGACATCTACCATCTGCTGAGAACACGTATGGGAG GTAAAGAACAGCAGGGCTTTATAGATTTGGAAATGTTGCCACCTGAATTAGGCATCACCATACTGTCATACCTGAATGCTACTGATCTGTGCCTGGCCGGCTGTGTGTGGCAGGACTTGGGAAATGACGAATATCTATGGCAAGG GCTTTGTAAGTCCACATGGGGACACTGCTCCATCTACAACAGAAGACTACCTGCTGGTTTTTCATATAGAAGACTATACCTACAACTAGATGAAGGCAGCCTGACATTCAATGCTAACCCACAGGAG GGTATCAGTTATTTCATGTCTAAAGGTATACTAGTGGATCATCCGACCGAGCTGGCTAAGTTCATCTTCTACACCAGACGGCTCAACTGGAAGATGCTGAGGATTTACCTGGACGAGAG ACGGGATGTCCTGGATGAGTTGGTGACCCTCCATAACTTCAGTAACCAGTTCCTCCCCAACGCTCTCCGGGATTTCTTCAGACACATCCACGcaccagaggagagaggagagtatCTGGAAACCCTCATCACCAAGTTCAGCCACAGGTTTTGTACCTGTAACCCTGGTCTTGTACGAGAGCTGGGCCTCAGTCCTG ATGCTGTGTATGTGCTGTGCTACAGTCTGATCCTGCTGTCTATTGACCTGACCAGCCCCCAcgtcaaaaacaaaatgtccaaGAGGGAGTTTATCAGGAACACTCGCCGAGCAGCACATAATGTCTCGGATGACTTTGTGGGCCACCTCTATGATAACATATACCTGATTGGTCATGTGGCTGCGTAG